In Bradyrhizobium sp. 200, the sequence CCTGGGATGAAGAACGGCGTGTAGGCGAGCGGCAGATAGGCGCCGGCGAGGCCCGCGCAAGCGCCGCCGAACATCACCGCGAACATCCGGATCCTGAGCACGGGATAACCGAGCGCATGCGCTGAAGCGTGATTGTCGCCTGCGGCCCGCAGGATCAGGCCGGCCCGCGTCCTGTAAAGGAAGAACCAGACGCCGGCGACCAGTGCCAGCGAGAAGTATACGAAGGCGTCCTCGCCGAATAAAATACGCCCGATCAGCGGGATATCGGTGAGGCCGGGAATATAAAGATGCGGCGCCAGCGAAATCTTTTCGCCGACGAAGCGGGAGCCGATCAAGCCGGAAAGGCCGATTCCGAGAATGGTCAGCGCAAGGCCGGTGGCGACCTGGTTGACTGCAAGTCCCAGCGTCATCAGCGCGAAGATCAGCGACATCAGCACGCCGGCGACGATGCCGCACAGCGCGCCGATGATGACCGAGCCGGAGAGCCAGGCGCCGCCGAAGCCGCAGGCCGCGCCGACGATCATCATGCCCTCGACACCGAGGTTGAGCACGCCGGAACGTTCGGTCACGAGTTCGCCGGTCGCAGCCAGCAGCAGCGGCGTGGAAGCCGCCAGCACCGCAAGGACGATGGCCTCAATGAGCCCCACTGGACACCTTTGGCGACGCGAAAACGAGCCTGAACCGGTACAGGATGAGAGAATCGCACGCGAGCACGTAGAACAGCAGAATGCCCTGGAAGACCTTGGTGACATCCAACGGGATTTTCATTGCGATCTGCGCCTGCTCGCCGCCGATGAAGGTGAGCGCCAGGAAAAGTCCTGCAATTAATATTCCAACCGGGTTCAACCGCCCCAGGAACGCAACGATGATCGCGGTGAAGCCGTAGCCGGGCGAGATCCCGGGCTGCAGATGTCCGACGGGACCTGCGACCTCGATGATCCCGGCAAGGCCTGCCAGCGCGCCCGAAATCGCGAAGGTCAGCAGGATCAACTGGTTGGAGTTGAAACCACCGAAGCGCGCGGCGCGCGGGGCGGCGCCGACGACGCGGATTTCAAAGCCCTTGATGGTCTTGCCTAGCAGCACCGCGCCCGCGGCGACGATCACGAGCGCAATGACGCCGCCAAGATGCAGCCGGCCGCCCTCGATCAGCACCGGCACGATGGCGACCGGATCGAATTCGGCCGTGGTCGGGAAGTTGAAGCCTTTCGGGTCGCGCCACGGACCGCGCACGAGGTAATCGAGCAGGAGGTCGGCGACATAGACCAGCATCAGGCTGGTGAGGATTTCGCTGGCGCCAAACCTGACCTTGCAGATCGCCGGTATCAGGGCATAGAGCGCGCTGCCGATCGCAGCCAGCACCATCATCGCCGGCAATACCCACGGGCCGGCGTCGGTGCCCTGCGTCTTCACCGCAAGCCAGCTTCCGGCGACGGCACCGACCAGGAATTGTCCTTCGGCGCCGATATTCCAGGCGTTGGCGAGGTAGCAGAGCGAGAGGCCGATCGCGATCATCACCAGCGGCGTTGCCTTCACAGCGATCTCCTGCAGCGAATAGCTGTCGGTCAGGGGATCGATGAAGTAGACGCCGAGCGCGGAAATCGGGTTCTTGCCGAGGATCGCAAACAGGATGCTCATGGTCACGAGCGTCAGGCCGATCGCGATCACGGGCGAGACCAGTGCGATCGTGTTCGACCGCTCGGCGCGCTTTTCAAGCACCAACTGCATGCGCCGCTTCCTTCTGCTCCAGAGTGCTTCCCCCCATCAGCAGGCCTAGTTTCTCGCGGCTCGCGTCGGCGGTTGGCAACGGCTCCGACAGATGGCCATGGAACATCACGGCGATGCGGTCGGCGATTTCAGCGAGCTCATCGAGGTCCTGGCTCGTCACCAGCAGCGCCGCGCCTGAGGCGGCGAGATCCAGCAGGGCCTGCCGGATCACGGCGGCGGCGCCCGCGTCGACACCCCAGGTCGGCTGGCTCACGACGAGGACCACCGGGTTGCGCAGGATTTCGCGGCCGACGATGAATTTCTGCAGATTGCCGCCGGAGAGGCTGGCGGCTTCCGGATCGCGCTTGGCCTTGCGCACGTCGAAGGTTTCGGTCGCGCGGTCGACAGTCTTCAGCGTCGCGGCGGTATTGACGAAGCCGTGCAGGACCATGCCGCTCGCGGCGTGGCCGGTCAGCAGCGCGTTCTCAGAAAGCTTCATGCGCGGCGCAGTGCCGTGGCCAAGCCGCTCCTCGGGAACGAAGGCCGCCCCAAGCTTGCGGCGCTGCGTGATCGAAAGGTGGCCCGCGGCATGTCCGTCTATGACAATTGTGCCGGGGTCTTGTGCCAGCCGTTCTCCCGACAAAGCGGCGAAAAGCTCGTCCTGACCGTTGCCGGCGACACCGGCGATGCCCAAGATTTCGCCACCCTTGAGTTCGAACGAGATGTTCCGAAGCCGCACGCCGTGCGGATCGTCCGGCTCGAGGCTGAGGTCGTTGACGACAAGCCGCGGCACGGTGGTTTGCCGGTTGGCGGGCGCCCTCACTTCCTTGATCTCGCCGCCGACCATCATCCGCGCGAGCGAAGCCGCGGTCTCCGCTTTGGGGTTGCAGGTCGAGACCTTCTTGCCGCCGCGCAGGATGGTGGCGGTGTCGCAAAGCCGCTTCACCTCTTCCAGCTTGTGGCTGATGTAAAGGATCGCGCGGCCCTCGGCCTTGAGGCGATTGAGCACGACGAAGAGTTGGTCGGCTTCCTGCGGCGTCAGCACCGCGGTCGGTTCGTCGAGGATCAGGAATTTCGGATTCTGCATCAGCGCACGCACGATCTCGATGCGCTGGCGTTCACCCACGGACAATTGCCAGACTTCACGTTTGGGATCGAGCGGAAGCCCGTAAACACGGGACACTTCCTCAAGGCGCGCCGACATGTCCTTGAACGATTCCTTGCCGTCGAGCCCGAGCGCGACGTTTTCTGCCACGTTAAGATTGTCGAACAGCGAGAAATGCTGGAACACCATGCCGATGCCGCGGCTGCGGGCTTCCGACGGTCCGGAGAGAACCATCTTCTCGCCCTGCCAGCGCATTTCGCCTGCGCTCGGCTGGATCAATCCGTAAATGGTTTTGACGAGGGTCGATTTGCCCGCGCCGTTTTCGCCGAGAAGCGCGTGTATCTGCGTCGGCCAGACATCGAGATCGATCGCCTCATTGGCGAGGAAACTGCCGTAGCGCTTGGTCAGGCCGACCGTCCGGAGCAGCGGCGTGGCACCGGTGTGCAGCTTGGCAGGCGTCGAATCCAGCATTCGTGGTCACGCGTCTGAGGGAATGGTGCCTCAATATTGAGCTAGTTTCGGCGCGCGCGTAAGTGGAGAAAAAGCGCCAGCCCTTGCTCAACTCTTTTGCAAGCAAAGCGCCTTCTCGATGGCTTGGCTATAGGAAGCATTTCCGGATCGCAGCGCGCTATCCCGATCGGGTGAAAGCGTCTGACCGATGTTGCAGATTTGTGACGGTCCAGACCAATTCGAACTGGCCTGGTCAGTCCTGACGCGAAGTTGAGCAGGTTGATTGCCGCTGTGTACGAGCTGTCGGAAGCGAAGCATTCGCCGTGCGTGCGTTGTTCGCCCTGCGCCAGATCGTCGCAGAAAGCCAATAGATACAGGCTTAAGTCGAAGAATCCGGTTCCACCGGAGATTGATCTGCCTGGCTCTCCACTCCGCGGATGCGTCGCGCAAGATGCTGATACGCCGATTGTTCTTGATGAAGCTTGCATCACGCCATGGGGAAAGTTGAGGCTTCTCACTTCATTCGATGCACGCAAGGCTTGCTTCCAAGGGCCTCGATCATTCGATCGTCAACTTGGGGGTAATTGGAATGTCTAGTCTTCGCAGAACGCTGACAGCAGCGGCGCTGTCTCTCGCTACGCTCGCACCGGCCGGTTACGCCGGCGCCGCCGACGTGGCGGTCAAGGCGCTCAAGCCGGTCGCCGAGGTGCCGTTTTTTCTGGTGATTGACAACCGCGTGTCGTTCTCGTGGATGCCCAAGGGCACCGATCCCGGCATGTTCTCCGTAAACCCGGACGGCTCGATCAACGGCACCACCGCCAAGCAGGTCTATTCGTTCACCCACTTCGACGCCTGGGCTTACGGCACCAACTTCTTCAATATCTCGATGTTCAAGTCGGGTCATAACGATCCCGCTTCGCCCTGCGTCGCGCCCGGCGTCACCATCACGGGCGGCTTGGCAGACTGTGCCGGCGCCACCGAAATCTACGGCCTGTTCCGCTCGACCTTCGGCTTCAACGAGATATTCAACACCAAGGCCTTCACGATGGGGCCGCTGCGCAACGTGTCGTTCGAAGTCGGTATGGACGCCAACACCGAAAACAACTTCCTGGCGCCCGCCAAGCGTGACGTCGTCGCCGGTCTGCAATTCGCTTTCGACCTGCCTTACAAGGGCTATGTCAACATCGCCCCGCTGGTATATTGGGAATTCTCCAACCACAACGCGTTCACCCAGTGCGGCCTGTTCGGCCCCGGCATCCCTGGAACCACCTGCAACTCCGACGGCAACGTCTCGTACCGGCCGACATGGGCGGTCGAGGTCAACTACTACATGGACCTCGGCTTCCTGCCGCCGAACATGCAGTACTTCTCGATCAGCGGCCGCGCCGGCTGGTATGGACCGAAGGGCGATTCCAACGGCCTGCCTGCGCTTTCGGGCCCCGGACGGTTCTCGACCGCTTCCAAGACCGAGTTCAACAGCGAACCGATCCGTCTGACCTTCGACGCCAGCAAGGCTTTCATGGGTCCGAAGTACTCGCACTTCCTCGATCTCTGGGTCGCGTATCGCTACTGGCAGAACAAGTTCGGCCTCGACCACAATGCGATGCCGGGCGTGTGCACGCTCGCCGCCAATGGTCAGAGCACCAACTCCTGCACCGAATCGACCGTCTATGGCGGCGTCACGGTAAAGTTCTAACCGCCTGGCCGTTCCTCCAGGTGACAAGCGATGGCGCCGCGATGTTCCCCGCGGCGCCATTTCCTTGCGGGCGAACTCCGGGATGATGGTTGGCGGGCCTGCCGCTGCAGGGCTACTTGTTCCAGACCCCGGCGTGAACCGCCGCGGCTTCGTCCTCAAGCAGCGGGCCGACTACCTCGGTCGCGCGTTGCCCGCTGGCGAACACGTCGCGGCAGGGCAGGTTGAGGGTCGGATTTTCCGGATGGTTGCCGGTCAATTCCCGCAGCCGGTGTTCGCTCAGGCCATAGACAAGCCGGCCGATGCCGGCCCAGTAGATCGCGCCTGCGCACATCGCGCAGGGTTCGGCGGACGAATACAGCGTAGCGCTGCGCAGCGTGCCCGGATCGAGCGTGGTGCAGGCCTGCGTCGCCAGCAGACGCTCGGCATGCGCTGTGCCGTCATGGGAGGGCATGTAGCCGTTCTCGGCTTCCAGCAGCAAATTACCATCCCGGTCGACAAGAACAGCCCCAAAGGGATGGTTGCCGTGGGTCATGGCGCGGCGCGCGACCTCGAACGACCGCCGCAGGAAATGCGCGTCGCGCTCCGAAGGGCTGAGCGTTGAAAGGTTCGCCATCAATGGGTTCCTCCGCGACTCCACGCGGCGGTGATGTTCGGGTTGACGATCAGGCGACACATGAAGCAGGTTCTACACCATTCCCTTGCCCGCGTCCGACCCGTGACGCCGTTGTCGCGCCTGGAGCACAAGAATGACGATCAGGGCCGAAAAGATGACGAGAAAGGATACGGCGCTGGTCAACGTTCCAAGCGCATAGATATCCGGCTTCGTCACGGTCGTCGTCAGGCCCTGCAACTCGAGCGGCAAGGTGTTGACGGATCCGATCGCCTGGCTGGAGCGCGCGAGTTCGTCCCACGACAAGGTAAAGCCGAACAGACCAATGCCCACGACGGACGGCAATATGATTGGCAGCACCACATGGCGAAATGTCTGCCATGGTGTTGCACCGAGGTCGCGCGCCGCCTCTTCAAGCCGGCCATCGAACCGGTTGAAAATCGCAAACATGATCAAAAGGCCAAACGGCAACGTCCAGGTAAGGTGCGCTCCAAGGCCTGAGGTAAAAAGCCCCATTGCCGTCGTCCAGCCCTCGGCGCCGCTTTTGATGATGAAATCGTCAAGCAACCGGAATTCCAGCGCGATGCCGAGCGAAGTGATGATCGACGGCATGATCAGGCTTGCGATGGCGACATAAAACAGGAAGGTCGCGCCGCGGAACGATTTGCGAAAGGCCATGCCCGCCGAAACCGAAAGCACGACCGTCAGGACCATGACGACGAGGCCGAGCTTGAGCGACCGCTTGAAGGCCGCACCGATGTCGACGATGCCGGCCCCGGCGAACACCTTGCTGAACCAGACCAGCGAAACGCCGTTCATTGGAAAGGTCAGGCCGCCGTCAGGGCCCTGGAACGAGAGGATGTAGATCGCAATCATCGGCCCATAAAGAAACAGCACATAGGCAGCGAAGAACGCCGCCAGAACATAAAAGGATCGCGACCGCTTGTCGCCCATCTCACAGTTCCTTGCGGATATCGACGATCCGCGTCAGCGCTGAAATGATCATGATCGTGATGCCGAGCAGGATGACGGCGTTGGCTGCGGCTGCGGGAAATTGCAACGCATTGAGGCGTGCCTCGATGATCTTGCCTGCGGAAGCGATCTGTTGGCCGCCCATCACGCCGATCGTGACAAAATCACCCATGACGATCGTGATCACGAAAATCGAGCCAATCACGATCCCCGGCTTTGCCAGGGGGATGATGATATTCACGAGGGTCTGCCACCCGGTGGCTCCGGCATCATAGGCGGCCTCGATCAGCCGCTTGTCGATCCGGATCATCGAGTTGAAGATCGGCACCACCATGAAGAATGTGAAAAGGTGGACGAGGGCCAGCACGACAGAGAACTCGGAGAACAGCAGCCATTCCAGCGGCTGCTGGATCAGCCCCGCGTGCTGCAGGCCATTGTTGACCAATCCGTTGCGGCCGAGAAGCGGAATCCACGCGATCATGCGGATCACATTCGAGGTCCAGAACGGAATGGTGCAAAGCAAGGAGAGTACGATCTGCCAGGTTTTGGATCGGACGTGGAACGCGAGAAAATAGGCGACCGTGAATCCGATCAGCAGCGTCAGAACCCAGGTCAGCAGGCACAATTTCAGGGTCTTCAGGTAGGTTTTCAGGATCGTGCACAGACCGGGCAGTTCGGCGATGCACCCTTCGAATGTATCGGTGTAGCCGCGCAGACTGAGGGCGGGGAGCATTTCATATTCATTGTAGTCCCACGCGCTGACGATTGTCACAAATACCAGCGGCAACAGAAAAAACAGCGCGAAGATCAGCATCATCGGCGCGGCTTGAAGCCACGCGACAAGGGATTTGCGGTCTTGAAGCATTTGGAGGCCGATCTCAATCAAACCGGAGCGGGTCTTGCCGGGCGCGTTGGCCCGGCAACTTCCCGGCACGGCATCAAGCGGCGATGAATTCGTTCCACTTGCGCACCATGTAATCGTTCTCGTCCATGACGGCGTTCCAGCAGGCGACGCCGCCCATGCGGTCGTCGTAGGAGCCTCCGTCACGCTTGGAGCCGGCTTTCTCCAGGACGGTGCCGTCGGGCGCCTTGATATCGCCGACAGCGGCCTTGCCCTCCATCCAGTAGCCCCATTCGTCCGCCGTCATGTTGGCCTTGGCGGTGGAGAGCACGGCGGAATAATAGCCCTGGCGATTGAGATAGGCGCCTGCCCATCCCGATAGATACCAGTTCACGAATTCATAGGCCCAGTCGAGCTTCGGTCCCGAAACTGCCTTCGACACGCAGAACCCTGACGCCCACGAGCGATAGCCTTCCTTGAGCGGTTGGAACGTGCAGGCGATTCCCATCGAGCGCACCTTGGTGACCGCCGGAGACCACATCGACTGAATGACGGTTTCACCTGCGGCCATCAGGTTGACGGACTCGTTGAAATCCTTCCAGAAGGCGCGGAACTGACCGGCCTTCTTGGCCTCTGTCATGATCTTCATGGTCAGATCAATCTCGGCCTTGGTCATGTTGCCCTTGTCGGCATACTTGTGCTGGCCGGTAGCCTCCACCACCATCGCCGCATCCATGATGCCGATCGACGGGATGTTGAGGATCGACGCCTTGCCCTTGAATTCGGGATTGAGCAGTTCGCTCCAGGATGAAATCGGCCGCTTGATCAGATCCGGCCGGATGCCGAGCGTATCGGCATTGTAGACCGTCGGGATCAGCGTCACGAATTCGGTGGGTGTTGTCGAGAATTTCTTGGAATTGGCTCCCTCGAGGTAAAGCACCTTCCAGGGCGCGGTGCCCTGGTCGCCGATCTTCTTGCCGTTGGGCAACTGACCCTTCGTGAATACCGGCGTGATGTTGCCGAATTCCTTGATCTTCTTGGCATCGAGCGCGAAAATATTGCCCGACGGCACCAGCTTCTTCAGCGAGAAATATTCCGTATCGAGCACATCAAACGAATTCGGCTGGGTGATGACACGCTTCGTCACATCGTCGGTCGTTGCGGTGATGTACTCGATCTTGATGCCGGTATCTTGCAGGCATTTCTTCGCGATCTCGTCTCCCGCGTTCACTGCGGTCCCGAGGTATCGCAACACTTTCGGGTCGGCCGAGTGGACATAAGGAAATCCGGTAATGGCGCCCGAACCTGCCGCCAGGCCCGCCGCACCGGCTGCGCCCTTCAGCACGGCGCGACGGCTGACGCCACGATTGAATTTCGAAGATTTGCTCATGATTATCTCCCTAAGATGTCAAGCCGCCTTATCAGGCGGCGGGACGGTTACAGAACGACTGGTCATCAATGGGCTTGCCTGCGCCGGGTCCCAGGTGGCGAGAACACGCTCACCGACGGCGTAGTTGGCCGCGTCGAATTGATCTTCGGTGAGTTGGACCGAGATATCGGTTCCGCCTTCGGCGGCAATCGCGATACGGATATAGGTCCCCTGGTATTCGACCTCGCTGACGGTGCCTGCGATCGATGGACCGTTGAAGGCTTCGCCCGGTCTTCTCAGCTTCAGGCGATCTTCGCGAACCGCAAAAGTTTCGTTGCCGATGGCGATGACATTGTGGCTGCCGATGAATTTCGCCGTGAACTCGGTTCGGGGATGGTTGAATATTTCACGCGGCGAACCCTGCTGTTCGATCCGGCCGCCATTCATCAGAACCACGATGTCAGCCAGCGCCATCGCCTCGTCCTGACCGTGCGTCACATGAATGAAGGAAATCCCAAGCTCGCGCTGCAGCTTTTTCAGTTCGGTTCTCATCCGCAGCCGCAAAAACGGATCGAGTGCCGAAAGCGGCTCGTCCAGCAGCAGGATCTGAGGCGAGGTGATCAGCGCGCGCGCGAGCGCCACGCGCTGCTGCTGGCCTCCGGAAAGCTGCGCCGGCAGCCTCGCCGCATAAGGCTGCATATCGACGAGTTCCAGCAGCTTTTTTGCTTCGGCATGGCGCTCCGCCTTGGCAACGCCTTTCATCTTCAAGGCAAAGGCAACGTTGTCGATGACGGACAGATGCGGGAACAGGGCGTAGGACTGGAACATCATCGCCGTGTTTCGGCCGGCAGGCGGCAGGTCCGTCACATTCTTCGGCCCGACAAGGATGTCGCCTGAAGTCGCCGATTCATGACCAGCCACCATGCGCAAGGTGGATGTCTTGCCGCAGCCGGACGGCCCGAGCAGACAACAATAGGAGCCGGCGGGAATCTTGAGGTTGATGGCGTCAACGGCGGTGACGCCGCCGTACTTCTTCGTCAATTGCACCAGTTCGAGCGCCGCCGTGGTCGTCATCCGCACCATTCCGCATTGTCTTGCCCAGGACCCGGGCGACGTTGGCGCCGGGAACGCTATCCGGAATTGAATGCAACAGATGTGCCAAAAATTGCGACAGACGAGACAAAAAGTGGGCAATCGGGAATGTTCATGAAAGCGACAACGTTCCCCAATCCAGGTCAGAGAGGAGGAGTGATCAGTAAGAGGCGCCGGTAGCCGTTACGGCTTGCCATATCTTTTCGTCGGCCCGAAGATGTCCAAGGGGGAAGAGCATGCGCACAACATCGGTCAACGTCGTTCGCATTGCCACCAGAGGCCTCTCTTGCAGTAGGAAGCGGTGAATTTCGTTTTATGGCGCCGCGCACGCTTACTTGGTGCCGAACATTCTGTCGCCGGCGTCGCCCAGGCCGGGCACGATATAGCCGTGATCATTCAGCCTCTCGTCGACAGCAGCGGTCCAGATCGGGACGTCAGGATACTCACTGTGAAATCGGGCAATCCCTTCGGGGGCCGCGAGCAAGCAGACGAACCTGATGTCCCGGGCACCTCGCGATTTGAGCAGGCTGACCGCGGCGCACGCTGAATTTCCCGTCGCAAGCATTGGATCCAATAGAATCACGATGCGATCCGACAGATCCTGCGGCGCCTTGAAGAAGTATTCCACGGCTTGAAGAGTTTCCGGATTCCGGTAGAGGCCGATATGCGCGACGCGCGCGGACGGAAGGAGCGCCAGCATGCCGTCGAGAAATCCGACACCCGCCCGCAATATCGGAGCGAGTGTGAGTTTCTTGCCCGCGATTTTTGGCGCCTTCATTGCAGCGAGCGGCGTATCGATGTCGACCATTTCCAAAGGCAATTCCCGGGTGACCTCATAGCAGAGGAGCATGCCTATCTCGTTCAGAAGCTCACGAAAGCCCTTGGTCGAGAGATCCTTGTCGCGCATCAGCGAGAGCTTGTGCTGGACCAGGGGATGGCTGACGTGATTTACGGTTGTGGTTGTCATGGGATCGCTTTGCAATTGATCATCGGCCCTGACCATCAATGCCCCGCCATGTGCCGGCCGATCTCGGTGAGGTTGGCCTCGCTGGCGCGCGCTTCATGAACGAACTGCCCGTGAAACATCACGACCAGGCGGTCGGACAATTCGAGCAATTCGTCGAGGTCCTCGCTGACCAGCAGCACCGCCGCGCCGCGATTGCGGGCCGCCATGATCTCGGCGTGGATCTGCGCGACCGCGGCGAAATCGAGCCCGAAGCAAGGATTGGCGGCGATCAGCACCTCGACCTCGCCGCCGAGCTCCCGCGCCAATACCGCCCGCTGCACATTGCCGCCCGAGAGTGCCGAGATTGGCGTGTCCGGCGTGCGGGTCTTGATCTTGTACAGCGCGATCTTGCGCTCGGCATCCTTGCGGAAGGCTGACCGGTTCAGCCACCAGCCGCTTTTGGCAAACGGCGCGCGGTCGAATTCACGGAACGCAATGTTGTCGGCGACGCTCATGCCGCCGACGCAGGCGTTCTTCAAGGGCTCCTCGGGGAGCAGCGACATCTTGTGCCGGCGCATCTCTTCGCGGCTTGCATGATAGAGATTGCCGCGGACGCGGACCTCGCCGCTTTCGGCCTCGCGCTGGCCGGCCAATACTTCGACAAGCTGCCGCTGGCCGTTGCCGGAGACGCCTGCAATGCCGACGATCTCGCCGCCCCGCACGGTGAGCGATACGCCGTGGACGGCGATCGCCCCGGCATCGTCGAGCGCGGTGAGTTTGCTGAGTTCTAGCCGGGTTTCCCCGACTTCGCCAACCCGTGGCGGCTGCACCATCAGTTGCTCGGCGCCGATCATGGTGCGCGCCATATCGTCAGGCGTGAGTTCGGCGACCTTGCCGTGCCCGGCCAGCTTGCCCCGGCGCAGGATCGTCACATCGTCGGCAAACGCCATCACCTCGCGGAATTTGTGCGTGATCATCAGGATGGTCAAGTCGCCCGCCACGACCATGGCGCGCAGCATGCCCAGCACCTCGTCGGCCTCGCCCGGCGTCAGCACGGAGGTCGGTTCATCCAGGATGAGAAAGCGCCGCTTCAAATAGAGCTGCTTTAGGATCTCGCACTTTTGGCGCTCACCGGCCGAGATGTCGGACACTTTTGCGTTGAGCGGCACCTTGAACGGCATCCGCGCCAAAAACGCTTGCAACTCCTTCTTTTCCTTTGACCAGTCGACGACCGCGGGCACGTCGTCGCGCGCCAGCACCAGGTTTTCGGCGACCGTCATTGCCGGCACCAGCGTGAAGTGCTGGTAGACCATGCCGAGCCCCAGCGCGTGCGCGTCCTTGGGGTTGGCAATCGCCTGTTCGCGGCCGCCGACCAGAATGTCGCCCTCGGTCGGGTGGTAGTAGCCCATGATGCATTTCACCAGCGTGCTCTTGCCGGCGCCATTCTCGCCGAGCAGCGCGTGGAACGAGCCGGGCCGTACCTTGAGCTCGACATTGTCGAGCGCAGTGAAATCGCCGAACCGCATCGTCATGGCAATGGCGTCGACGCCGAGCGCCCCGCTGGGTAACGGCGTCTCGCCGATGATCACGACAGCGCTCCGATCAACGCCATCGAGGTCGCGACTGCGCCGAACACGCCGCCCTGCATCTTGATCATTTTCAGCGCGTGGTCGTGGTTGCTCTTGTCGGTCGCGGCACAGCAATCCTCGATCAGGACGCATTCGAAGCCGCGATCGTTGGCTTCCCGCATCGTGGTATGGACGCAGACATCGGTGGTGATGCCGGTCAGCACGATGTTCTCGATGCCGCGCAGCCGCAGCATCAGTTCGAGGTCGGTAGCGCAGAACGATCCCTTGCCGGGCTTGTCGATGATGGGTTCGCCCGGCAGCGGCGCAAGATCGGGAATGATCTCCCAGCCGGCCTCGCCACGCACCAGCACGCGGCCGCACGGGCCGGGATCGCCGATACCGGCGCCGATCTGCCGCGAGCGCCACCGCTTGTTGGCGGGCAGGTCGGTGAGATCGGGACGGTGTCCCTCGCGGGTGTGGATGATGTGAAAACCTTGCCCGCGCATCACCGCGAGCAGCTTCTTGATCGGCTCGATCGGCGCGCGGGTCAGCGATAGGTCGTATCCCATCTTGTCGACATAGCCGCCGACGCCGCAGAAATCGGTCTGCATGTCGATGATGATGAGCGCGGTGTTTTGCGGGCGCAGATCGCCATTATAGGGCCACGCATAGGGTTCGGATTTGATGTAGCGCTCAGCCATGGCTTGCTCTCGCTTAGCGGGTGATGGACAATTCAGCCGGTGCGCCGGTCAACGTGCGCTTCGGCGAACAGGTGATGATCATGATCGCCAGCGTCAGGATGTAGGGCGCGGCGTTGAACAGATGATAGCCGGAGGTGACGCCGACCGATTGCAGCGCTGGTCCCAGTGCCGCCGCTCCGCCAAAGGCGAGCGACGCCCACAGGCACAGCATCGGGTCCCAGCGCGCGAAGATCACCAGCGCTACCGCCGTGATGCCCTGACCGCTGGAGAGGCCCTCGTTCCAGCTTCCGGGATAAAACAGCGACAGGAACGAGCCTCCGATCCCGGCGAGAAAGCCGCCGACCATGGTGGCGCGCAGCCTGATCCAGAGCACGGAATAACCCATCGCGCGCG encodes:
- a CDS encoding ABC transporter permease, encoding MGLIEAIVLAVLAASTPLLLAATGELVTERSGVLNLGVEGMMIVGAACGFGGAWLSGSVIIGALCGIVAGVLMSLIFALMTLGLAVNQVATGLALTILGIGLSGLIGSRFVGEKISLAPHLYIPGLTDIPLIGRILFGEDAFVYFSLALVAGVWFFLYRTRAGLILRAAGDNHASAHALGYPVLRIRMFAVMFGGACAGLAGAYLPLAYTPFFIPGMTAGRGWIALALVVFASWLPGRLVIGAYLFGAVTILQLHAQGWGVGIPSQFMSALPYLATVVVLVLISRARTGGSTAPAALGTVFVPDR
- a CDS encoding ABC transporter permease, whose protein sequence is MQLVLEKRAERSNTIALVSPVIAIGLTLVTMSILFAILGKNPISALGVYFIDPLTDSYSLQEIAVKATPLVMIAIGLSLCYLANAWNIGAEGQFLVGAVAGSWLAVKTQGTDAGPWVLPAMMVLAAIGSALYALIPAICKVRFGASEILTSLMLVYVADLLLDYLVRGPWRDPKGFNFPTTAEFDPVAIVPVLIEGGRLHLGGVIALVIVAAGAVLLGKTIKGFEIRVVGAAPRAARFGGFNSNQLILLTFAISGALAGLAGIIEVAGPVGHLQPGISPGYGFTAIIVAFLGRLNPVGILIAGLFLALTFIGGEQAQIAMKIPLDVTKVFQGILLFYVLACDSLILYRFRLVFASPKVSSGAH
- a CDS encoding ABC transporter permease subunit; its protein translation is MGDKRSRSFYVLAAFFAAYVLFLYGPMIAIYILSFQGPDGGLTFPMNGVSLVWFSKVFAGAGIVDIGAAFKRSLKLGLVVMVLTVVLSVSAGMAFRKSFRGATFLFYVAIASLIMPSIITSLGIALEFRLLDDFIIKSGAEGWTTAMGLFTSGLGAHLTWTLPFGLLIMFAIFNRFDGRLEEAARDLGATPWQTFRHVVLPIILPSVVGIGLFGFTLSWDELARSSQAIGSVNTLPLELQGLTTTVTKPDIYALGTLTSAVSFLVIFSALIVILVLQARQRRHGSDAGKGMV
- a CDS encoding ABC transporter permease, which codes for MLQDRKSLVAWLQAAPMMLIFALFFLLPLVFVTIVSAWDYNEYEMLPALSLRGYTDTFEGCIAELPGLCTILKTYLKTLKLCLLTWVLTLLIGFTVAYFLAFHVRSKTWQIVLSLLCTIPFWTSNVIRMIAWIPLLGRNGLVNNGLQHAGLIQQPLEWLLFSEFSVVLALVHLFTFFMVVPIFNSMIRIDKRLIEAAYDAGATGWQTLVNIIIPLAKPGIVIGSIFVITIVMGDFVTIGVMGGQQIASAGKIIEARLNALQFPAAAANAVILLGITIMIISALTRIVDIRKEL
- a CDS encoding nucleoside deaminase, producing MANLSTLSPSERDAHFLRRSFEVARRAMTHGNHPFGAVLVDRDGNLLLEAENGYMPSHDGTAHAERLLATQACTTLDPGTLRSATLYSSAEPCAMCAGAIYWAGIGRLVYGLSEHRLRELTGNHPENPTLNLPCRDVFASGQRATEVVGPLLEDEAAAVHAGVWNK
- a CDS encoding ABC transporter ATP-binding protein, whose protein sequence is MLDSTPAKLHTGATPLLRTVGLTKRYGSFLANEAIDLDVWPTQIHALLGENGAGKSTLVKTIYGLIQPSAGEMRWQGEKMVLSGPSEARSRGIGMVFQHFSLFDNLNVAENVALGLDGKESFKDMSARLEEVSRVYGLPLDPKREVWQLSVGERQRIEIVRALMQNPKFLILDEPTAVLTPQEADQLFVVLNRLKAEGRAILYISHKLEEVKRLCDTATILRGGKKVSTCNPKAETAASLARMMVGGEIKEVRAPANRQTTVPRLVVNDLSLEPDDPHGVRLRNISFELKGGEILGIAGVAGNGQDELFAALSGERLAQDPGTIVIDGHAAGHLSITQRRKLGAAFVPEERLGHGTAPRMKLSENALLTGHAASGMVLHGFVNTAATLKTVDRATETFDVRKAKRDPEAASLSGGNLQKFIVGREILRNPVVLVVSQPTWGVDAGAAAVIRQALLDLAASGAALLVTSQDLDELAEIADRIAVMFHGHLSEPLPTADASREKLGLLMGGSTLEQKEAAHAVGA